A stretch of Pseudomonas taetrolens DNA encodes these proteins:
- a CDS encoding aminotransferase-like domain-containing protein, which produces MHIPTLLFQPGKSKVQQIVECLNDAIDQGLLGPGSKLPSAREMTQAWGVSKFTLIEALDRLRGQNRITSSQGLGYFVAARPVQPQTTGLDLLPQDLTSILRRSLIGASGGMRPGGGHLPESWLESSSMRASVRQIAGSAALQLTGYGDPSGYLPLRQALQHKLAGQGIEVPVEQIITTANTVHALDMLLRLRLRPGDCVLLDAPCYFNFHANLALHGARVVTLERSAQGLDLQALEQLLIAQRPCLYVTTSLLHNPTGHSFTPSQAYGLLELLKRHDCHIIEDDLYGDLHPNPPPRLAALAGTEQVTYLSGFSKTLSANLRLSFVVAAPQVAANLTQMKLMCGGITSQMLEQVVTSMLNDGSYHKHRKRVMQGLQAAGPRVAEWLQGLGFELSGPYQGGLFIWATLPPGFDAEELARKALTRDVVLAPGSLFGFEPALRQSLRFNVAYTDNPQVMAAVEALLA; this is translated from the coding sequence ATGCACATACCCACCCTGCTGTTCCAGCCTGGCAAATCCAAGGTTCAACAGATTGTCGAATGCTTGAACGATGCTATCGACCAAGGCCTGCTGGGCCCCGGCAGCAAACTGCCCTCCGCCCGGGAAATGACGCAGGCCTGGGGCGTGAGCAAATTCACCTTGATTGAAGCGCTGGACCGCCTGCGCGGACAAAATCGCATCACCTCGAGCCAGGGCCTTGGCTACTTTGTCGCGGCCAGGCCGGTGCAGCCGCAGACCACCGGACTTGACCTGCTGCCGCAAGACCTGACCAGCATCTTGCGCCGTTCACTGATTGGCGCCAGCGGTGGCATGCGACCAGGTGGCGGGCATTTGCCTGAAAGCTGGCTGGAGTCCAGTTCCATGCGCGCCAGCGTGCGTCAAATTGCCGGCTCTGCCGCCTTGCAACTGACGGGTTATGGCGACCCGAGCGGTTACTTGCCCTTGCGCCAGGCCCTGCAACACAAGCTGGCAGGGCAAGGCATCGAAGTACCCGTGGAGCAGATCATCACCACCGCCAATACCGTGCATGCCCTGGACATGCTTCTGCGGTTGCGTCTGCGACCCGGGGATTGCGTGCTGCTCGATGCCCCCTGTTACTTCAACTTTCACGCCAATCTGGCATTACATGGTGCCCGTGTAGTCACCCTTGAGCGCAGCGCACAAGGGCTCGACCTGCAAGCGCTGGAACAGTTGCTGATTGCACAGCGCCCGTGCCTGTACGTAACCACCAGCCTGCTGCACAACCCGACCGGGCACTCGTTCACCCCAAGCCAGGCCTACGGGCTGCTGGAGCTGCTCAAGCGCCATGACTGCCACATCATCGAAGATGACCTCTATGGCGACTTGCACCCCAATCCGCCTCCGCGCCTCGCAGCCCTGGCCGGTACAGAACAGGTGACATACCTCAGCGGTTTCTCCAAAACCCTGAGTGCCAATCTGCGCCTGAGCTTTGTGGTCGCTGCACCGCAAGTGGCGGCCAACCTCACGCAAATGAAGCTGATGTGCGGTGGCATTACCTCGCAAATGCTTGAACAGGTGGTCACCTCGATGCTCAACGATGGCAGTTATCACAAGCACCGCAAACGGGTGATGCAAGGCCTGCAGGCCGCCGGTCCGCGAGTGGCCGAATGGTTGCAGGGGCTGGGGTTCGAGTTGAGTGGCCCCTATCAGGGCGGGTTGTTTATCTGGGCCACGCTGCCCCCGGGGTTTGATGCAGAGGAGCTGGCTCGCAAAGCGCTGACCCGGGATGTGGTACTCGCCCCCGGCAGCCTGTTCGGCTTTGAGCCGGCGCTGCGGCAGTC
- a CDS encoding LysE family translocator encodes MTTQLTLASFTYFLLFCATMTFSPGPMTLLLMGLGMQEGLKRSMPVQLGASVAYLVSILIFAVGFAELVKGNPLISRAIQYIGVAYLLYLAYRQWTSPGLALDNPATAVQDSFKGRFGKGLLTGFSNPKTIVMFSAVFPQFAGQGGDTRTLDVALLGLAFLLLQFVSGCLYCYFGQRIRRVLQSPARQVLLRRATAVMLLGVALMLARGF; translated from the coding sequence ATGACCACCCAACTGACACTTGCTTCGTTTACTTACTTTTTGCTGTTCTGCGCCACGATGACCTTTAGTCCAGGCCCCATGACCCTGTTGTTGATGGGGCTGGGCATGCAGGAGGGTCTGAAGCGCTCGATGCCTGTACAACTCGGCGCGAGCGTGGCGTACCTGGTTTCGATCCTGATTTTTGCTGTCGGTTTCGCTGAGCTGGTGAAGGGCAATCCACTGATCAGCCGGGCCATTCAGTACATCGGCGTGGCTTACCTGCTGTACCTGGCCTACCGGCAGTGGACCAGCCCGGGTCTGGCGCTTGATAACCCTGCTACCGCAGTCCAGGACAGTTTCAAGGGGCGTTTTGGCAAAGGCTTGCTGACCGGTTTTTCCAACCCGAAAACCATCGTCATGTTCAGCGCGGTGTTTCCACAGTTTGCCGGGCAGGGTGGGGATACCCGGACGCTGGATGTGGCGCTGCTGGGACTGGCCTTTCTGTTGTTGCAATTTGTCAGTGGCTGCCTCTACTGCTATTTCGGCCAGCGCATTCGCCGCGTCCTGCAAAGCCCGGCCCGCCAGGTGTTATTGCGCAGGGCCACAGCGGTGATGTTGCTGGGCGTCGCGTTGATGCTGGCGCGGGGATTTTGA
- a CDS encoding TerC family protein, giving the protein MEWIADPTAWLGLLTLIVLELVLGIDNLVFIAILADKLPPEQRDRARVIGLSLALIMRLGLLASISWMVTLTQPLIEVFDKVFSGRDLIMLFGGLFLLFKATMELHERLEGHVTERTGSMGYAMFWPIVAQIVVLDAVFSLDAVITAVGMVEHLSVMMIAVVFSIGLMILASKPLTRFVNSHPTVIMLCLGFLMMIGFSLTAEGLGFHIPKGYLYAAIGFSILIELLNQLARLRRKKSLQGLRPMRERTAHAVMRLLGGRQLNTDEVGEDIADLMEGGEEEQVFHRRERIMISGVLQLAERPIRGVMTPRGEVDYIDLSDPAEVIREKLMHSSYSRLPLIREGGIDEPLGFVHKKELLKELLAGHEPDLEAMARKPLNLLESFTILNALEQMRKESTHIAFVVNEFGDFIGVLTMTDILESIAGELPDASEIEGPNIVSREDGYLVSGALNLSQVRQQTDFPARATDDYQTLGGMVMSLLDRLPTIGDTLIWEGWRLTVTEVEERRVKRVLLSAL; this is encoded by the coding sequence ATGGAATGGATTGCTGATCCCACGGCCTGGCTTGGCCTGCTGACCCTGATTGTGCTGGAGCTGGTGCTCGGCATCGATAACCTGGTGTTTATTGCCATCCTGGCGGACAAACTGCCGCCCGAGCAACGTGACCGTGCCCGCGTCATTGGTCTGTCCCTGGCGTTGATCATGCGTCTGGGCCTGCTGGCCAGTATTTCCTGGATGGTGACCCTGACTCAGCCTCTGATCGAGGTGTTTGACAAGGTGTTCTCGGGACGAGACCTGATCATGCTCTTCGGTGGTCTGTTTTTGCTGTTCAAAGCCACCATGGAACTGCATGAGCGACTCGAAGGCCATGTGACCGAGCGTACGGGCTCGATGGGCTATGCCATGTTCTGGCCGATCGTTGCGCAAATCGTGGTACTGGACGCAGTGTTTTCGCTGGACGCGGTCATTACTGCCGTGGGCATGGTCGAACACCTGTCGGTGATGATGATTGCGGTGGTGTTCTCCATCGGCCTGATGATCCTGGCCAGCAAGCCGTTGACGCGCTTTGTGAACAGTCACCCGACCGTGATCATGCTTTGCCTGGGCTTCCTGATGATGATTGGCTTCAGCCTCACGGCTGAGGGGCTGGGCTTCCATATTCCGAAGGGCTACCTGTATGCGGCCATCGGCTTCTCGATCCTGATCGAGTTGCTTAACCAGCTTGCCCGCCTGCGCCGCAAGAAAAGCCTGCAGGGGCTGCGCCCGATGCGCGAACGCACGGCTCATGCGGTCATGCGCTTGCTGGGCGGTCGCCAGTTGAATACGGATGAAGTCGGCGAAGACATTGCCGACCTGATGGAGGGTGGCGAAGAGGAGCAGGTTTTCCATCGCCGCGAACGCATCATGATCAGCGGTGTTCTGCAACTGGCGGAGCGGCCGATTCGCGGTGTCATGACCCCGCGGGGCGAGGTGGACTACATCGACCTGTCGGATCCTGCAGAGGTGATTCGCGAGAAGCTGATGCATTCCTCCTATTCCAGATTGCCGTTGATTCGGGAAGGGGGCATTGATGAACCGCTGGGCTTTGTTCACAAAAAAGAACTGTTGAAAGAGCTGTTGGCGGGTCATGAACCGGATCTGGAAGCCATGGCGCGCAAGCCTCTCAACCTGCTGGAGAGTTTCACGATCCTCAATGCCCTGGAACAGATGCGCAAGGAGTCGACGCACATTGCGTTCGTGGTCAACGAGTTTGGAGACTTTATCGGTGTCCTGACCATGACCGACATCCTGGAGTCCATCGCGGGCGAGTTGCCGGATGCCAGTGAGATCGAGGGCCCGAACATTGTGTCCCGGGAAGACGGCTACCTGGTAAGCGGTGCCCTGAACCTGAGTCAGGTGCGCCAGCAGACCGATTTTCCGGCCAGGGCCACGGATGACTACCAGACCCTCGGCGGGATGGTCATGAGCCTGCTGGATCGGCTGCCGACCATTGGTGACACGCTGATCTGGGAAGGCTGGCGCCTGACAGTGACCGAAGTCGAGGAGCGTCGGGTGAAGAGGGTGCTGCTGTCTGCGTTGTAA
- a CDS encoding enoyl-CoA hydratase — protein MNPVILSTQSDAVLTLTLNRPDKLNALSNSMYTRLADLLLAADEDPDVRAIIITGGEQCFTSGNDLQDFLQHPPTHLGSPAFRLMQAVIHLEKPLIAAVCGAAIGIGTTLLLHCDQVLITRNAKLRMPFVHLGLCPEFGASLLLPRLLGHARAARLLLWGDALDGTQAVALGLANEVLDDGEQCLAAAQHMAERLLALPNEALLQTKRLLKQPVMKELEDTLRRENLLFIERLNSHEAKTALNAMLQRIQ, from the coding sequence ATGAACCCTGTGATCCTGAGCACTCAAAGCGACGCCGTGTTGACCCTGACCCTCAACCGCCCGGACAAGCTCAATGCCCTGAGCAACAGCATGTACACCCGTCTGGCCGACCTGCTGCTTGCCGCTGACGAAGATCCCGATGTCCGCGCGATCATCATCACCGGGGGCGAACAGTGCTTCACCAGTGGCAATGACCTGCAGGACTTTCTCCAGCACCCGCCGACCCATCTGGGCAGCCCGGCGTTCCGTCTCATGCAGGCGGTCATCCATCTGGAAAAACCGCTGATTGCAGCGGTCTGCGGCGCCGCCATTGGCATCGGCACCACCCTGCTGCTGCATTGCGATCAGGTGCTGATCACCCGTAATGCCAAGCTGCGCATGCCTTTCGTACACCTTGGATTGTGCCCGGAATTCGGTGCCAGTCTTCTGCTACCGCGCCTGCTGGGTCATGCCAGAGCGGCACGGTTGCTGCTGTGGGGCGACGCCCTGGACGGCACCCAAGCGGTGGCCCTGGGCTTGGCCAATGAAGTGCTGGACGACGGCGAACAATGCCTGGCTGCCGCACAGCATATGGCCGAGCGACTGCTGGCCCTGCCGAATGAGGCCCTGTTGCAGACCAAGCGTTTGCTTAAACAGCCCGTGATGAAAGAGCTGGAAGACACCCTTCGCAGGGAAAACTTGCTGTTTATCGAGCGTCTGAACAGCCACGAGGCCAAAACGGCACTGAACGCCATGCTGCAACGTATCCAGTGA
- a CDS encoding site-specific integrase encodes MRYVLQDAADRLGVEDVAIDEFPWHELQPGHITALVATLRTDGYAPNTSSLYVNAIRGVMNQAWQQSLITQDHLLKIRAVKAGGGTRLSKGRNLRRTLIRELMDVCAADPRPQGLRDAAIIAILYGSGMRKSESVNMDLSQVNVAERSLQVLGKGNKELIKFAPAWAFEKLEAWLTFRRDNLPQGVSDDDFLFNRIRRGNHITRERITKHAIYYIAKQRGKQVGVNIMPHDFRRSFITRVIEEYDVSIAQKLAHHANIATTVSYDMRDDNERRNATDRFIL; translated from the coding sequence ATGCGCTACGTACTCCAGGATGCAGCGGATCGACTGGGCGTCGAAGATGTGGCGATCGATGAGTTTCCCTGGCACGAACTGCAGCCGGGGCATATCACGGCCCTGGTGGCTACGCTGCGCACTGACGGTTACGCCCCCAACACCTCATCGTTGTATGTGAACGCCATTCGCGGTGTGATGAATCAGGCCTGGCAGCAAAGCCTGATCACCCAGGATCACCTGCTGAAAATCCGTGCGGTGAAGGCGGGCGGCGGGACGCGCCTTTCCAAGGGCCGCAACCTGCGCCGCACCCTGATTCGGGAACTGATGGATGTCTGTGCCGCAGACCCGCGGCCGCAGGGGCTCAGAGATGCTGCGATCATTGCCATCCTGTATGGCTCCGGGATGCGCAAGTCCGAATCGGTGAACATGGACCTGAGCCAGGTCAATGTTGCAGAACGCAGCTTGCAAGTGCTGGGCAAGGGCAACAAGGAGCTGATCAAGTTTGCCCCGGCCTGGGCCTTTGAGAAGCTCGAAGCGTGGCTGACCTTCCGCCGGGATAATCTCCCGCAAGGGGTCAGCGATGACGACTTCTTGTTCAATCGCATCCGCCGCGGCAATCACATCACCCGTGAGCGCATCACCAAGCATGCGATTTACTACATCGCCAAACAGCGGGGCAAGCAGGTCGGAGTCAATATCATGCCCCACGACTTCCGGCGCTCGTTCATTACGCGGGTGATCGAGGAGTACGACGTGTCGATTGCACAAAAGCTGGCGCACCACGCCAACATCGCCACCACCGTCAGCTATGACATGCGTGATGACAACGAGCGGCGCAATGCAACTGATCGTTTTATATTGTGA
- a CDS encoding PLD nuclease N-terminal domain-containing protein, with amino-acid sequence MQTEYIWIALAVILLLAEFWAIRSVLRSGASKNSRCMWMAVIIFAPLFGMLAWWVAGPKPETQTS; translated from the coding sequence ATGCAAACCGAATACATCTGGATCGCACTCGCAGTCATTCTGTTGCTGGCCGAATTCTGGGCCATCCGCAGTGTCCTCAGGAGCGGTGCGTCGAAGAACAGTCGTTGCATGTGGATGGCGGTGATCATATTCGCGCCGCTGTTCGGCATGCTGGCGTGGTGGGTGGCAGGCCCCAAGCCCGAGACTCAAACCTCGTGA
- a CDS encoding glucose/quinate/shikimate family membrane-bound PQQ-dependent dehydrogenase — MINSQPSASASRWPVWVTALGVLVFGLLFTAGGGYLATLGGSLYFLLAGLAMIASAILLFKQRVSGAWLFAAVMLASVLWALVDAGLVFWPLVSRLFALGVLSLLVALVYPTLRKANGLKPGMGGYALSAVLAVAMAAGVWGMFQPHATVSATGDGPGLTKVDPANAQKDWAHYGNDEGGSRFAALDQINRENVSTLVPAWTYQTGDIALSDGNGAEDQLTPLQVGDKVFICTPHNNLIALDADTGKELWKNQINAKSAVWQRCRGLAYFDASAPIAAPTDGSLPAAAVTVAPGAACQRRLLTNTIDARLIAVDADTGKFCEDFGNNGQVDLKAGLGNVPDSYYQLSSAPLMAGTTVVVGGRVADNVQSDMPGGVIRGFDVVTGAMRWAFDPGNPQDKQAPTGDKTYVRSTPNSWAPMSYDPLMNTVFLPMGSSSTDIYGVDRTALDHKYGASILALNATTGEEKWVYQTVHNDLWDFDLPMQPSLIDFTKSDGNTVPAIVIGTKAGQIFVLDRHTGQPLTTVEEVPVKASNIPNEPYSPTQPKSVGMPQIGAQTLTESDMWGATPFDQMLCRISFKKMRYEGLYTAPGTDVSLSFPGSLGGMNWGSLSTDPVHGFIFVNDMRLGLWVQMVPQEKDAKASSGGEALNTGMGAVPLKGTPYAVNKNRFLSIAGIPCQAPPFGTLTAIDMKTQKIAWQVPVGTVQDTGPLGVKMHLPLPIGMPTLGGTLSTQGGLVFIAGTQDYYLRAFNSANGEEAWKARLPVGSQGGPMTYVSPKTGKQYVVITAGGARQSADRGDYVIAYALPDSQ, encoded by the coding sequence ATGATTAACTCTCAACCTTCGGCATCTGCAAGCCGCTGGCCCGTTTGGGTCACCGCCTTGGGCGTGCTGGTATTCGGATTGCTCTTCACCGCTGGTGGCGGTTATCTGGCGACGCTCGGAGGCAGTCTGTACTTCCTGCTCGCGGGCCTGGCCATGATTGCCTCCGCCATACTGCTCTTCAAACAGCGCGTGTCGGGCGCCTGGCTATTTGCAGCCGTCATGCTTGCCTCCGTCCTCTGGGCCTTGGTCGATGCCGGCCTGGTCTTCTGGCCGCTGGTCTCTCGCCTGTTCGCCTTGGGCGTATTGAGTCTGCTGGTGGCGCTGGTTTATCCGACGCTGCGCAAGGCAAACGGCTTGAAGCCCGGCATGGGTGGATATGCCCTGAGCGCGGTGCTCGCCGTGGCGATGGCCGCGGGTGTCTGGGGCATGTTCCAGCCTCACGCCACCGTTTCGGCAACCGGTGATGGCCCTGGCCTGACCAAGGTTGATCCGGCTAATGCGCAGAAAGACTGGGCGCACTATGGCAATGACGAAGGTGGCAGCCGCTTTGCCGCGCTGGATCAAATCAACCGCGAAAACGTTTCCACGCTGGTGCCTGCCTGGACTTACCAGACCGGTGACATTGCCCTGAGCGACGGCAATGGCGCGGAAGACCAACTGACCCCGCTGCAAGTGGGCGATAAGGTCTTTATCTGCACACCGCACAACAATCTCATCGCGCTGGACGCCGACACCGGCAAAGAGCTGTGGAAAAACCAGATCAACGCCAAATCTGCGGTATGGCAACGTTGCCGCGGCCTGGCCTACTTTGACGCCTCGGCGCCCATCGCTGCGCCCACTGATGGCAGCCTTCCTGCCGCAGCAGTGACGGTTGCACCCGGTGCTGCTTGCCAGCGTCGGCTGCTGACCAACACCATTGATGCCCGCCTGATTGCTGTCGATGCTGACACCGGCAAGTTCTGCGAAGACTTTGGCAACAACGGCCAGGTCGACCTGAAAGCCGGTCTGGGCAATGTCCCAGACTCCTACTACCAGTTGTCGTCGGCACCGCTGATGGCGGGTACCACGGTCGTGGTGGGTGGCCGCGTCGCCGATAACGTTCAGAGCGATATGCCGGGTGGCGTGATCCGTGGTTTCGACGTGGTCACGGGTGCCATGCGCTGGGCCTTTGACCCGGGTAACCCGCAAGACAAACAAGCGCCAACCGGCGACAAGACCTACGTACGCAGCACGCCTAACAGCTGGGCACCGATGTCTTATGACCCGCTGATGAACACCGTGTTCTTGCCCATGGGCAGCTCGTCCACGGACATCTACGGCGTAGACCGGACTGCACTCGACCACAAATACGGGGCTTCGATCCTGGCCCTGAACGCCACCACCGGTGAGGAAAAGTGGGTTTACCAGACCGTGCACAACGATCTGTGGGACTTCGACCTGCCGATGCAACCCAGCCTGATCGACTTCACCAAATCTGACGGCAACACCGTGCCTGCCATTGTTATCGGCACCAAGGCCGGGCAGATTTTTGTGCTCGATCGTCACACCGGCCAGCCATTGACCACCGTTGAAGAAGTGCCGGTCAAAGCGTCCAATATTCCCAATGAACCGTACTCGCCGACCCAGCCAAAATCTGTCGGCATGCCGCAGATCGGTGCGCAAACACTGACCGAATCGGACATGTGGGGCGCGACGCCGTTCGACCAGATGCTGTGCCGCATCTCGTTCAAAAAAATGCGCTACGAAGGTTTGTACACCGCACCGGGCACTGACGTGTCCTTGAGCTTCCCTGGCTCGCTGGGCGGAATGAACTGGGGCAGCCTGTCGACGGATCCGGTCCACGGCTTCATCTTTGTCAACGACATGCGCCTGGGTCTGTGGGTCCAGATGGTGCCGCAGGAAAAAGATGCCAAGGCCTCTTCGGGTGGCGAAGCGCTGAACACGGGCATGGGCGCAGTACCGCTCAAAGGTACGCCGTATGCGGTCAACAAGAACCGCTTCCTGTCGATCGCCGGTATTCCGTGTCAGGCCCCGCCTTTCGGCACCTTGACCGCAATCGACATGAAAACCCAAAAAATCGCCTGGCAGGTTCCGGTCGGTACGGTCCAGGACACCGGCCCGCTGGGTGTCAAAATGCACCTGCCGTTGCCGATCGGCATGCCAACCCTGGGAGGCACGCTGTCGACACAAGGCGGGCTGGTGTTTATCGCCGGGACTCAGGACTACTACCTGCGTGCGTTCAACTCGGCCAACGGTGAAGAAGCCTGGAAAGCCCGTTTGCCTGTGGGCAGCCAAGGCGGTCCCATGACCTATGTTTCGCCTAAAACCGGCAAGCAATACGTGGTCATCACCGCCGGTGGTGCTCGCCAGTCCGCTGATCGGGGTGATTATGTGATTGCTTACGCGCTGCCTGACAGCCAGTAA